CTAATGTGTTCTTCAAGCATTAACCTATAATCCATTTGATACAATTGATCTCCAGATAAAATTAAGGCATATTCAAAATCATTACGTAAAAAATGATGCATACTTTGTCGTACAGCATCTGCAGTTCCTTGAAACCAAGATTGACTTTGAATTGTTTGTTCTGCAGCTAATACATCTACAAATGCAGAACTAAAAAAACTAAAATGGTAGGTGTTTTTAATATGTCTATTTAACGATGCCGAGTTAAATTGTGTTAACACATAAATTCTCTTTATTTCACTATTGATACAGTTACTAATAGGGATATCAACCAACCTATATTTACCTGCAATTGGTACTGCTGGTTTAGATCTTGATTCTGTCAAGGGGTAAAGTCTTGACCCTTGGCCACCTCCTAAAATAATTGATAATACCTTTTTGCTGTTCATATTTACTTTTTTAATGATTTATATAAATTGATATATGCCTTTGCAGAAGAATCCCAAGAGTGATCTATTTGCATAATTAAATTCCGAATTTTATTAAACTCCTTTTGATCGTCGTACAACTCCGTAGCTCGTTGCATTGTTTCAACTACTGTCTCCGTATTAAGCTGATGGTGTACGAAACCGAAACCGCCTCCCTCTACATCAATAACGGTATCTTTTAATCCACCTACACTATTAACTACAGGTATGGTTCCATATCGCAAGGCATACATTTGATTTAACCCACAAGGCTCAACACGCGATGGCATTAAAAGAAAATCAGCACCAGCGTAAATGATATGAGCTAGCCTTTCATCGTAACCGATATACGTACTGTAATCTCCTTTATATTTATAGGTAAGCATCTCTAAAGCACCTTCAATATCTTTTTGACCAGAACCTAATAATAAAATAGAAATGTCTAAATGATGTAAAGCCGCATCGAATATTTGCGGAAATAAATCTGCTCCTTTTTCACCAACCAACCGTCCTATAAATGAGAACAATGGTTTTTTAGGATCGAGACCAAACTCTTTACACAACCATTCTTTATTGGCTTTTCTACCAGTATCTAAGGTTTTTTGAGTGTAATTTTTTATAATATAGTTATCTGTCTCCGTATTCCAGACCTGAGTATCAATTCCATTTAAAATACCAACGCATTTAGCACTCTCATGACTCAATAAACTCTCTAATCCATTGGCATTACTTTTCAACTCTTCCATGTAACTTGGAGATACTGTCGTCACTTTCCAGGCACATTTAATAGCTGCTGCTAGCGGATTTATTTGATGATTCCAATCGATTAAACCTACTTGTGTAAAATCAAATTCAGGTATCATATATACTTTGTCATGTGAAAACCATCCTTGATACTGAGCATTATGTATGGTAGTAATGGTAGCGACAGTTTTTAGTTCGCTGTATTTATAACATTGATCCATCATAAAAGGAATTAACCCTGTATGATGATCATGACAATGTACCACATTTGGTCTTTTCTCTTTCTGTAAAACCCAATCTAACACGGCAATTTGAAAAGCTAAAAAACGTTCCGTATCATTAGGTGAATACACATAATCTTTAAACAATAATGTTGGTATATCAACTAAAAATAAGTCAAACCCCAAGTCATTATTTTCTAACATTAAGATATTAACATCTAAATCAAATACACCTAGTCTAACTTTAGAACTTGAAATGGTTTTAAATTTATTTGATTTTGTAAACGCGTTATCATAAAAGGGCATAACAACCTCACTGGTTACCCCTAATTTATTTTGATATTTAGGTAAAGAGCCTACAACATCAGCCAAACCTCCGACTTTTGCAATAGGATAACATTCAGCACTAACATGTAATATATTCATAGGTAAGGTTTGATAATCCTTAAAATTACAAAACATTTTTTAAAATACTCTTTAAAATATGTATGTTTTTTATGATTTTTTATAATTATTCATTTTAGCCCTGAATATGAAATCTTTAAAACATTTGCCTAACTTTACACATATAAAACAATTGCTGAATTCGATGAATTTTAAAAAAAGTATCCCTATTTGTTTACTATTGATTTTACTCTTTAAGGTAAGCTGGAGTCAAACTAATATTCCACCATCAATACAAGCAATTGGCAATACGGCCTACTGTCCGTTATCTGAAGTTAATGTGGTAAGCAGTTTTGATATAATAGACCCAGACGACACTTCTATTCAGGCATTTTACATACAAATCTCTGAAGGTTATGTTAATGGGGAAGATCTGTTAAAGCTCAACAATAGTGCTACACATTCTAAAATAACAACACAATGGAGTGCCCTTGAAGGTAAACTAACATTGCAGAGTGCAACTACTCCTGAAATGAATTATACAGATTTAATTGCCGCCGTTAAAGATATCGTATTTAGCAGTAGTTCTGTTACGGTTTCAGGCAATAGGTCATTTTCTTTTACCATCGGTTCAGCAAACTATTTACCATCTACTGACCATTACTACGAATACATATCAAATATTGGTATTACCTGGTCCGATGCCAAAGTCGCTGCTGAAAACAGAACCTATTTTGGTTTAGAGGGTTATTTAGCAACCATAATCTCACCTGACGAGGCTAAATTGGCTGGTGAGCAAGCGAGTGGTGCTGGATGGATTGGCGGTAGCGATGCTGAATCAGAAGGCAATTGGAAATGGGTAACTGGACCAGAAAAAGGCACTTTCTTTTGGTATGGTTTAGCGGTAGGAAATTCACCTACTTTCGCCTTTTGGAACACAAACGAGCCCAACAATTTGGGTGATGAAGACTATGCTCATATCACGGCTCCCGGAGTTGGTATTTTAGGTTCTTGGAACGATTTAAGCAATACTGGTTCCACTTCAGGTGACTTTCAACCGAAAGGATATATTGTAGAATATGGTGGAATGCCAGATGATCCAGAAGTTAATATTTCTACCAGTACTAACATTTATATTCCCGCAGTAACTTCTACAATTCCATCAACAAGATGTGGTCCAGGAGAAATTACTTTAATTGCCAAATCAGATGTTGGCAGTGTGGTTTGGCACGATACTCCAACAGGTGGAACCACTTTATTTACCGGCGAAAATTTTAAGCCAACCATTATAAATACAACTACATATTACGCTTCTGTTGTTGGGGCTGGATGTGGAGAAAGCCCTAGAATTCCTATTATAGCAACAGCTAATGAATTACCTGATATTAAATCTGTTCTAAATTTTAAAAATTGCGATATAGATAATATCAACGATGGTTTCACTAATTTTAATTTAAATGAGGCCACCGAAATTATAACCAAAGGAGATAATGAATTAAGAGTGTCATATCACCTTACCATAGCAGATGCAGAAGCAGAAATTAATGCGGTTAATGCATATCCTTTTAATAATCAAACAGCGACTACTGTTTACGCACGTGTTGAAAAGCCAAATGCATGTTTTTTAATATCCACTATAAACTTAGAGGTTTCCACTACCGCTTTTCCAGATGGCTATGTTTATACTTTAGTAGGTTGCGATAATTTAGATACAAATGATGGTATTACTACATTTGACCTTACCACGGCTTCGAATCAGCTAATTAATCAATTCCCTACAGGTCAGAATTTAAGAGTATCTTACTTTAAAAATCTCATTGATGCTCAATCTGAAGAGAATGAAATTACCGATCAATCTAATTATATTAATTCAAGCCCTTATTCAGAAACACTTTTTGTAAGAGTAGAAAGTGCTGACAACGGTGCCTGTTATGGAATTGGTGCAAATTTGTTATTAACGGTAAATCCTAGTCCAGAATTTGAGATAAATCCTGAAGAGGCCTTATGCTTAAATTTAGGTCCACTCGTTATTCAAACATTTAATGCCGATGGTGACTATGCATATGAATGGCTTAATGACAAAAATGAAGTCATTAGCACTGAACCTACTGCGACAGTAAATTCTAAAGGAGTTTACACTGTAACGGCAACCTCAAATGAAAACTGCACCTCAACTCCAAAAACAATTATAGTAAAAGAATCTGATGTAGCTAGTATTACCTTAAATGATATTCAAATCAAAGATGATTCTGATAATAATACAATTACGATAAATACAGATAATTTAGGTATTGGGGATTATGAATTTGCTCTAGATGATGAAGATGACTTCTATCAAACAGAATCATTATTTGAAAATGTTGCAGCTGGAATTCACACCTTATATATAAGAGAACAAAATAATTGTGGAACGATCAGCATTGACATTTCGGTTATTGGATTTCCTAAATTTTTTACACCCAATAATGACGGATTCAATGATACATGGAGTATAAAAGGTATACGTGAAGATACTTTTGAAATGTCTAGTATTTATATCTACGATCGGTTTGGAAAAATGCTGGCTAAAACCGATGTAAATGATTTAGGTTGGGATGGTACTTACAAAGGCAAACTAATGCCTGCTAGTGATTATTGGTTTAAAGTACAATTGACAGATAAAAACGGAGCTGTTAGAAACAGAAAAGGGCATTTTAGTTTAGTGAGGAGGTAGATTGTAACTTCTTTTCAAGTAAATCTTTAAATAACCCTATCCATTGATCAATTTGAACTAAGTATATCTTTTACCCTTTTCTTTAAAACAGGTAAAACGTCTTTCTCAAACCAAGGATTTTTAGTCAACCAAAAACGATTTCTAGGCGATGGATGTGGTAGTACAAAATAGTTGGGCAAATAGTCCTGATAGTTTTTTACCGTTTCTGTCAGTGTTTTTTTAGCTTCTTTTTTCAAATAATATTTTTGAGCATACATTCCAATTAATATAATCAGCTCTACATTGGGTATTTTATCCAAAAGCTGTTGATGCCATAAAGGTGCACATTCGGGTCTCGGAGGCAAATCGCCTGATTTCCCTTTACCAGGGTAACAAAACCCCATGGGTACAATTGCTATTTTCTTTTCATTATAAAATGTTTCATCCGTAATGTCTAACCATTTTCGTAATTGTTTTCCACTTGAGTCATCCCATGGAATTCCTGTTTTATGAACTTTTGTCCCTGGAGCCTGACCAATAATTACAATCTTTGATTCACAACTCGCTGCTAAAACAGGTCTTGGACCTAAAGGCAAATGCGAGATGCACACTTCGCACTTTCTGATATTTTTTAATAATTCTTGCATGCTTATTTACGAGTCCAATTATATAATTTAAAGGTACATTATTTATTATAAAATGAAGTTTTCAAAATCGCTTCTTTAGAACTAAAGAATCTTTTCTAAAAAGTCACTAAAAACAACAACTTATTACAAGAAAATAACTATCTTGGTTAACCATATTTTTCTTACCTAAAACCAACCTATATGCAAGAATTTTTTGACGGAATGTCAACTTTTGAACAAACCTATTGGATCATTGCTCTAATCGGTTCTGCAATCTTTATTGTTATTTTGATTATGACCTTTTTAGGTGGTGACATGGATAGTGATATGGTAGCAGACGGTACTGATTTTGAAGCTGATGATGGCGGTGTTGGATTTCAATTTTTTACATTCAAAAACTTAATCGCCTTTTTTACTATTTTTGGTTGGACAGGCGTAGTTTGCACGGGCTATGATCTATCAGACGGCGTAATCTTAACCATTTCCGTAATCGCTGGTCTCTTAATGATGGTGGCCACTTCTTCGCTTTTCTATTTTATGAATCGTCTTACGGAAGATGGTACTTTAAAAATCAAAAATGCTATTGGAACTGTTGGTGAGGTTTATTTACCGATTGGAGCCAACCGAACCAAAACTGGTAAGGTTCAAATTAGTGTGCAAGGTTCATTGCGAGAACTAGAAGCCCTTACCGATGAAAATATTGACTTAGCAACGGGTACGGTTGTAAAAGTAATTGAAATAGTGAGTGCCGAATTATTATTAGTAGAAACCCTATCAAAAAACAAATAACACATGAAATGAGCATGTTAACAGCATTATCATTTAGGGGAATGATTATTTGCGAACAGCATGTGACTTTTAAAAAACAAAAAAATTAAACCTATGAATTTATTATTTGCTCAAGCTGAAGCATTCAGCGGAATTTATTTAATTGCTGCTGTCATATTAATCTTATTTATTTTCCTATTTTCTATGATGCGAAGGTACAAACGTTGTCCTTCTGATAGAATTTTGGTTGTTTACGGTAAAACCGGAGGCGGACAATCTGCCAAATGTATCCATGGTGGTGCGGCATTTATATGGCCAATTATTCAGGATTATGAGTTTTTAGACTTAACCCCAATGTCTATTGAGGTTAATTTGACTAACGCCTTAAGTAAGCAAAACATCCGTGTAAACGTACCTTCACGTTTTACCATTGGTATCTCTACCGAGCCTAGTGTAATGCAAAATGCTGCAGAAAGATTATTGGGACTAACGTTAGAAGCTGTTAAAGAATTAGCTCAAGAAATTATTTTTGGTCAATTGCGTATGGTAGTTGCATCTATGGATATTGAAGAAATTAATTCTGACCGTGATTCATTTTTATCACATATTACTCATGGTGTTGAAGCGGAATTGAAAAAAGTAGGTTTAAAATTAATAAACGTTAATATTACTGATATTCACGATGAGTCTGGATATATTGAAGCTTTAGGTAAGGAAGCCGCTGCAAAAGCAATTAACGATGCTAAAATATCGGTATCTCAAAAAGTTAGAGATGGTTCTATTGGTGAGGCTCAAGCGGTACAAGATCAACGTATTCAGGTAGCGGCAGCCAATGCCCATGCGGTAGAAGGTGAAAATACTGCCAAAATTCAGATAGCAAATTCAGATGCTGCCAGAAGATCTAGAGAAGCTGAAGCAGAAAGAATTGCCAATGCCTCTGAAAAAGTACAAGCTGCAAAAGCATTAGAAGAAGCTTATGCTGCTGAAAAAATTGCTGAAGAAGCTAGGGCAACACGTAAAGAAGCTGAACAAGGTGCAGATATTATTGTTCCTGCAAGAATCGACAAGCAAAAAATTGAAATTGATGCGGAAGCACAAGCGGAACAAATTAGAAGAATTGCAAAAGGTGAAGCGGATGCGATTTTTATGAAAAAAGAAGCTGAAGCAAAAGGTCTCTATGAAATTTTAACAAAACAGGCTGCTGGTTTAGATCAAATTGTAAAAGCTGCGGGTAATAATTCAAAAGATGCAGTATTACTATTAGTAGCTGATAAATTACCTGAATTGGTTAAAACACAAGCTGAAGCCATTAAAAACATTAAGATTGATAAAGTTACCGTTTGGGAAAATGGTGGAGGAAAAGATGGAAAAACATCTACTTCTAACTTTATTTCAGGAATGTATAAAGCAGTTCCTCCTTTACAAGAAATGTTTAACATGGCAGGTATGCAATTGCCAAACTATTTAAAAGGTGAAGATATTGAAGATGCATTAGAAGCTAAATCATCAGAAAAGACGAGTGCTAAAGCTAAAGATGTAAAATCAAAAGACGATTCTGCAGAATCATAAACTGTCTAAATTTATAGTTAAAAAACCACGTCAATTGACGTGGTTTTTTATTTTATAATAATTTATGAGCGATAAACGCACCTAAATATAGAAAGTAACCGACATTTTCTTGTTTTGACTTTTCGATCTTACCGTTTAGAACTTTTTTTGCATCTTATTTTTTTCCTTCCACAACCACTACAAACTCACCTTTGGGTGGTTTATTTTCAAAATGTGCAAGTACTTCCTTTACCGTTCCTCTTACTGTTTCTTCATACAATTTAGTCAACTCACGGGAAACTGAAATTTTTCTATCGGCACCAAAATGTTCTGCAAACTGTGTTAAGGTTTTTAGCAATTTATGAGGAGACTCATAAAAAATGATAGTCCTTGGTTCTTCTGCCAAAAGTCCCATTCTTGTTTGTCTTCCTTTTTTAATGGGTAAAAAACCTTCAAAAACGAATTTATCATTAGGCAAGCCACTATTTACCAAAGCTGGTACAAAGGCCGTAGCTCCTGGCAAACACTCTACTTCAATATCATTTTCAATACAAGCTCGAGTTAATAGAAATCCCGGATCTGAAATTGCCGGCGTTCCTGCATCAGAAATTAAAGCAATAGATTCGCCAGATTTTAATCGCTCCACAAGACGTGTTACCATTTTATGCTCATTGTGCATATGATGGCTTTGCATTTGCGTACCAATTTCAAAATGTTTTAATAATTTACCCGAAGTTCGGGTGTCTTCTGCTAAAATAGTATCTACTTCTTTCAACACTCTAACAGCTCTGAAAGTCATATCTTCTAAGTTTCCTATTGGAGTAGGAACAATATATAGTTTTGAAATCACCTTAAATATTTAAGCTGCAATTTAACAAAGTTTATGCAAATTACTGACTTATTATATTTATTGGAATTTGTATTTTTACCACATGGAAGATTTTACACTTTATTTAAAATTAGGTTTATACCATGTTTTAGATTGGCAAGCCTACGACCATATATTATTTTTAATAGCCTTAGCAGTTATTTACAATTTCACCAATTGGAAAAAAGTGCTTTGGTTAATAACCCTATTTACCATTGGCCACACCATAACCTTATCACTTGCAGCTTATAACATTATAAGCATAAATATTGAAATAGTTGAATTTTTAATACCTGTTACCATATTTATTACTGCTTTGGTAAATATAGTTACTCTAAAAAAGAGCAAACAAAAAAGTTCAAATATCAATTTAATATTTGCCTTTTTCTTTGGTTTAATCCATGGCTTAGGGTTTTCAAATTATTTTAAAATGTTAATGGACGATACCGAATCTAAATTATTACCCTTATTAGAATTTGCACTTGGTATTGAAATTGCTCAAGTAATTATAGTATTGGGTATTTTAATTTTAGGTTATATTGCTCAGAACTTTTTTAGAGTTTCAAAGAGAGATTGGGTGTTAGTACTCTCTTCAATAGTAATTGGTGTGGTTATCCCGATGCTAACAGAACGCATATTTTGGTAAAAATTTAACAAAAAACCCATAATTTTATCGGTACTTTGCCGACTAAAATTTCGTTGAACCTAGTATGACAGTAGAAAAACAACTCAAATATGATCTTGCCTATTTAAAAATGGCAAAAGAATGGGCAAAGTTATCCTATTGTAAACGCCGTCAAGTAGGAGCTTTAATTGTAAAAGGTAAAATGATTATTTCTGACGGTTATAATGGCACTCCAACTGGTTTTGAAAATATTTGTGAAGATGATGAAAATTATACCAAATGGTATGTACTTCATGCGGAAGCTAATGCAATTTTGAAAGTTGCTTCATCAACACAAAGCTGTAAGGGAGCTACACTTTATATTACTATGTCACCATGTAAAGAATGTAGTAAACTCATTCATCAATCAGGTATAAAAAGAGTGGTTTACGCTCAAGCCTATAAAGATAATTCTGGATTAAAATTTTTAGAAAAAGCAGGTATTGAACTTGTTTATTTAAACGAATAAAAGACCAAAAACATATTACTCGTTGCATTCTTAAATGTAAATGACTAAACTTAAAAGACTTGAAACTATTTTAAAAGTATGAAAAATAGCAAAATATATTATCCATTATTTTTAGCCTTGGCTGTAGCCCTAGGTATTTTTATTGGCAGTATGTTAAATTACCCTCAAAATAGCTCAGGTTTTCTATTCAATTCAAGTTCTCAAGAAGCAAAAATTAAAAGGTTAATAAACTACATTCAATATGACTATGTTGATAAAGTAGATACCGATAGTCTTTTAGATGGAACCATTAGAAACATCTTAGATAAATTAGATCCGCATTCTGTATATATCCCTGCAAGTGAACATGATGCTATTGCCGAAACTATGAATGGTGAATTTGTAGGTGTAGGTATTCGCTTTTTTATGAGAAATGATTCTTTAACCGTGAGCAATGTTGTAAAAGATGGGCCAAGTGATAGAGCAGGAATTGAAGCTGGTGATAGAATTTTAATCGCTGACAATGACACTTTATACGGTAAGCTTTTAGAAAGTGATTACATTATAAAAAAATTGAAAGGCGAAGCAAATACAAAAGTTAAAATTAAAGTGTACAGAAAGTACAAAGACACTTTATTAAATTTTACATTGAAAAGAGGTACTATTCCTTTAGAGAGTATTCCTAGTTATTATATGCTAACTGATACACTCGGTTATATTAAAATTGACAAATTTGCAAATACTACTTATGATGAATTTAAAACTGCAATGAATACGTTGCAGAAAAAAAACATGAAAAGGTTAGTATTAGATCTAAGAGGAAACCCTGGTGGCTATTTGACAATTGCAACACAAATTATTGATGAATTTTTAGGAAAAGATAAGCTCATTGTTTTTACAAAAAATAAAGGAGGTCAAATCGATAAAAGTTTTGCTACGGCAAAAGGTGATTTTGAAAATGGTCAAGTGTATGTTCTCATTGATGAATCTTCTGCATCTGCAAGTGAAATAGTTGCTGGAGCCTTACAGGATAATGACAAAGGCGTAATTGTTGGTCGTCGTTCTTTTGGTAAAGGTTTAGTGCAACAAGAAATGGAATTAGGGGATGGTTCTGCGGTTAGATTAACGGTTTCGCGTTATTATACACCAACAGGCCGATCTATTCAAAAACCCTATAACAGTGAAAGTGGTGCTAGTTATTATAATGACCGATTAGAAAGATATAATAATGGCGAATTGACGAATGGTGATAGTATTAAAGTTGTTGATTCTTTAAAGTTTATTACTCCCAAAGGTAAAAGTGTTTATGGTGGTGGTGGTATTGTACCTGACGTTTTTGTGAGTATAGATACTACAGCCTATTTTGGAAGATTTCATTTTAGAGCCATTCAAGATTTTGTTTTTGAATATTTAGATAATCATCGTGAAGCTACAAAAGATTGGGAGGTAACCAATTTTAAACAAAATTTTGATAGTGATAGCGAAATTTTAAAAGAATACCTTTCCTTATTTGATGATCAAAGTAAATTAGCCGCTGAAAGTATTCCTTATATTAAATTATATTTAAAAGCTCTTTTTGCTCGTAGCCTCTACGATGAAAATGTATTTTATCAGGTAATGAATGAAAATGATGAAATGCTAAAAAAAGTAAAGGAATTGGAAATGAATATCGATTATATTAAGCCATAGTAGCATAATAATTAAACCTTATCATGCACTTTGGTATGTTCACCACCGTTCCATTGCGTTAAAATATCAGTTGCAACTGAGGCTCCACTGCCACAGGCAATAGCAAATTGACTTCGCCATCCCGCCAACGTACCAGCAACATAAATACCATCAACAACTAGGTGATCATCATTTTTAAGCTGAATGCGATTTTTTTCAGGTTTGGCTTTTTTATGAGGCTCTACAAATTGTTCTAATCCTTTTATAAAAAAAGTATTGGTATAACCTACAGCAATAACAATTTCTTTAGCCTGAAATACAGACTTATTGGTAATCACTTCAAAACCATTCGGTAACCGCTGTACCTCTATTACCTTTTCATCATCAATTTGACTAATGTTTGGATATAATTTAGAAAGTTGATTTTTACCATTTTCTAGAATGCTTTCACCTGTTGTACCGGGATCCAATCCCAAAACATTATTAAACAAGGCATCTTGCAAGTGTGATGCCTTTTGATGCATTATAATTCCAACTTTTTTATCCTTTGCAAAGGCCTTGTCTTTTGCTGAACCTAAAATCAATGCACAAGACATACCTGCAGCACCACCTCCAACAATAAGCACATCAAATGTTTTCATTCTGTTATTCGTTAAGTTATTTTTTCAAACCACAAAATTACATCAAAAACCCTTACTTACAGTATTGGGTTGAAGTCAGCATTTTATTGGATAAATAATCCCTGAATATTGGCTGCAAATAACTTTACAGCAATTGCCAATAGAATTACGCCAAAAACTTTTCTAATTACATCAATTCCCCCTTTACCTAATAAACCTTCAATTTTTTTAGAAAGCTTTAGTACTATATAAACAAAAATAGTATTGATTATAATTGCTATTACAATACTAATGGTTTGATATTCTGAACTCAAAGAAAGTATCGTTGTCATTGTACCTGCACCTGCAATTAAAGGAAATGCCAAGGGTACAACACTAGCAGTTTCAGGAGCGTCATGTTTATACAATTCAATACCTAATACCATCTCGAGAGCTAAAAAGAAGATAACAAATGCACCTGCTACCGCAAATGAATTTACATCAACACCAATTAACTTTAAAATTTCTTCTCCAACAAATAGAAAAGCGATCATTATAACTACTGCCACAAGCGATGCTTTTTCAGACTGTATATGACCTACCTTTTGACGCAAATCTATAATAATTGGGATACTCCCAATAATATCTATAACAGCAAATAACACCATAGTTGCTGTTAATATTTCTTTATAATCTAACTGCATATTCTCTATTCTTAAATTTTCGGCAAAAGTATATATATAAAAGGATTAAACTAGCAAAATAGAAATAATATTTTTATGCATAATTATATGTACTTTTGCTCCAATAATTTTAAAAAAAACCGATGTTTCAATTAGGTAAAACTATAGTTTCAGAAGAAATTATTGAAAATGATTTTGTCTGTAACCTTTCCGCATGTAAAGGTGCTTGTTGTGTTGATGGAGAAGCAGGAGCACCATTAGAAGAAGAAGAGTTAAAAATATTAATGGATATTTACCCAAAAGTAAAACCATACTTAACTAAAGAAGGTATTGAGGCAATTGAAGACCAAGGGTTATTTATTACTTCTGAGGGCGAATATGAAACACCATTAATTCCTAGTGATGATAGCTGCGTGTACATCAATTATGATGAAAAAGGCATTGCACAATGTGGTATAGAAGAGGCCTATAACCAAGGAGATATTGCTTGGAAAAAACCAATTTCTTGCCATTTATATCCCGTTAGAGTAAAAGATTATTCAGAATTTGCTGCGGTAAATTATCATAAATGGGAAATTTGTGATGATGCTTGTTCCTTAGGTAAAGAATTACAAGTGCCTGTTTATAAATTTGTTAAACAAGCATTAATCCGAAAGTTTGGTGAAGAT
The nucleotide sequence above comes from Aureibaculum algae. Encoded proteins:
- a CDS encoding MarC family protein; amino-acid sequence: MQLDYKEILTATMVLFAVIDIIGSIPIIIDLRQKVGHIQSEKASLVAVVIMIAFLFVGEEILKLIGVDVNSFAVAGAFVIFFLALEMVLGIELYKHDAPETASVVPLAFPLIAGAGTMTTILSLSSEYQTISIVIAIIINTIFVYIVLKLSKKIEGLLGKGGIDVIRKVFGVILLAIAVKLFAANIQGLFIQ
- a CDS encoding DUF3109 family protein, which translates into the protein MFQLGKTIVSEEIIENDFVCNLSACKGACCVDGEAGAPLEEEELKILMDIYPKVKPYLTKEGIEAIEDQGLFITSEGEYETPLIPSDDSCVYINYDEKGIAQCGIEEAYNQGDIAWKKPISCHLYPVRVKDYSEFAAVNYHKWEICDDACSLGKELQVPVYKFVKQALIRKFGEDWYEELEKVAEKMKR
- a CDS encoding S41 family peptidase, translating into MKNSKIYYPLFLALAVALGIFIGSMLNYPQNSSGFLFNSSSQEAKIKRLINYIQYDYVDKVDTDSLLDGTIRNILDKLDPHSVYIPASEHDAIAETMNGEFVGVGIRFFMRNDSLTVSNVVKDGPSDRAGIEAGDRILIADNDTLYGKLLESDYIIKKLKGEANTKVKIKVYRKYKDTLLNFTLKRGTIPLESIPSYYMLTDTLGYIKIDKFANTTYDEFKTAMNTLQKKNMKRLVLDLRGNPGGYLTIATQIIDEFLGKDKLIVFTKNKGGQIDKSFATAKGDFENGQVYVLIDESSASASEIVAGALQDNDKGVIVGRRSFGKGLVQQEMELGDGSAVRLTVSRYYTPTGRSIQKPYNSESGASYYNDRLERYNNGELTNGDSIKVVDSLKFITPKGKSVYGGGGIVPDVFVSIDTTAYFGRFHFRAIQDFVFEYLDNHREATKDWEVTNFKQNFDSDSEILKEYLSLFDDQSKLAAESIPYIKLYLKALFARSLYDENVFYQVMNENDEMLKKVKELEMNIDYIKP
- a CDS encoding FAD-dependent oxidoreductase — encoded protein: MKTFDVLIVGGGAAGMSCALILGSAKDKAFAKDKKVGIIMHQKASHLQDALFNNVLGLDPGTTGESILENGKNQLSKLYPNISQIDDEKVIEVQRLPNGFEVITNKSVFQAKEIVIAVGYTNTFFIKGLEQFVEPHKKAKPEKNRIQLKNDDHLVVDGIYVAGTLAGWRSQFAIACGSGASVATDILTQWNGGEHTKVHDKV